A genome region from Microbacterium sp. CGR2 includes the following:
- a CDS encoding FAD-dependent monooxygenase — MTAVRKVAIAGTGVAGLAAAIQLAKAGVEVDVFEVKDAPSILGSGISLQGNALRVFDALGAWGDIQAAGFPFEGLNLRAPGPGAPVVAALPDVKTGGPDYPAAMGMPRADLTRILLDHARAAGASVRFGAKVTGLGPRAADAVEVFVNDESAGVYDLLIGADGLNSGVRELIGIETKPEPTGMGIWRAFVSRPADVERSELYYGGPVYIAGYTPTGDDTMYAFLVEDAQDRFGVSGDEATKIMLEASRAYDGPWNSIRADLEAGAAANYTWFTKHVVPAPWNRGRVIVIGDAAHSCPPTIAQGAAQGLEDAFVLTELLIGRDVVDDALFDEFHARRVPRAQAVVDASVQLGQWQLDHNREADAGGLIFGIAQQMAKPA, encoded by the coding sequence ATGACCGCAGTCCGAAAGGTCGCGATCGCCGGCACCGGAGTCGCCGGGCTCGCCGCCGCCATCCAGCTCGCCAAGGCGGGCGTCGAGGTCGACGTCTTCGAGGTGAAGGATGCCCCGTCGATTCTCGGCTCCGGCATCTCTCTGCAGGGCAACGCTCTCCGCGTCTTCGATGCGCTCGGCGCGTGGGGCGACATCCAGGCGGCCGGCTTCCCGTTCGAGGGCCTCAACCTCCGGGCACCCGGACCTGGCGCCCCCGTGGTCGCTGCGCTTCCCGACGTCAAGACCGGCGGCCCCGACTACCCGGCCGCCATGGGGATGCCCCGAGCCGACCTCACACGCATCCTCCTCGACCACGCCCGCGCGGCGGGGGCGAGTGTGCGTTTCGGCGCGAAGGTCACGGGTCTCGGCCCTCGAGCCGCTGATGCGGTCGAAGTCTTCGTGAACGACGAGTCCGCGGGAGTGTACGACCTGCTCATCGGCGCCGACGGCCTCAACTCGGGTGTGCGGGAGCTGATCGGGATCGAGACCAAGCCGGAGCCGACGGGGATGGGTATCTGGCGGGCGTTCGTGTCGCGCCCCGCCGACGTCGAGCGTTCCGAGCTCTACTACGGCGGCCCGGTCTACATCGCGGGATACACGCCCACCGGTGACGACACCATGTACGCGTTCCTCGTCGAGGATGCGCAGGATCGGTTCGGCGTCTCCGGCGACGAAGCCACGAAGATCATGCTCGAGGCGTCGCGGGCCTACGACGGGCCGTGGAACTCCATCCGAGCCGACCTCGAAGCCGGCGCTGCCGCGAACTACACCTGGTTCACCAAGCACGTCGTCCCGGCTCCGTGGAACCGCGGCCGCGTGATCGTGATCGGCGATGCCGCGCACTCGTGCCCTCCGACGATCGCACAGGGCGCCGCCCAGGGCCTGGAGGATGCCTTCGTGCTCACCGAGCTGCTGATCGGACGCGACGTCGTCGACGACGCACTGTTCGACGAATTCCACGCCCGTCGCGTACCGCGTGCGCAGGCCGTCGTCGACGCCTCGGTGCAACTCGGTCAATGGCAGCTCGACCACAACCGCGAAGCCGACGCCGGCGGCCTCATCTTCGGCATCGCGCAGCAGATGGCGAAGCCGGCATGA
- a CDS encoding cyclase family protein, whose protein sequence is MSAPSENPADLDRHDPEAEVAARATAFRNWNRWGEADALGTLNLIDDAKRVEAATLVTSGRVISLSQRFDTDGPQKGWRRRTNPVHTMTDTGVDAERGNQGFPHGIGGADDVIAMPLQCSTQWDGLGHIFDHGNAWNGRRAGDVVTSEGDLVTGIEHAASVIVSRGVLLDVGRHLQPESGELPDGYAITAADLESTIAAQGASSAVGRGDIVVVRTGQFTRARREGWGDYAGGPAPGLSLTTAGWLHRTDIAAIATDTWGFEVRPNEFDVPAFQPLHQVVIPNLGLTIGEMWNLDELAEECASRGRWDFLLSAPPLPITGAVGSPVNPVAIL, encoded by the coding sequence ATGAGCGCTCCCTCCGAGAACCCGGCCGACCTCGACCGTCACGACCCGGAAGCAGAGGTCGCCGCGCGCGCGACGGCCTTCCGCAACTGGAATCGGTGGGGCGAGGCCGACGCGCTCGGAACGCTCAACCTCATCGACGATGCGAAGCGCGTCGAGGCCGCGACTCTCGTCACCTCGGGGCGTGTGATCTCGCTCTCGCAGCGCTTCGACACCGACGGCCCGCAGAAGGGCTGGCGTCGCCGGACCAACCCGGTGCACACGATGACCGACACCGGGGTGGATGCCGAGCGCGGCAACCAGGGCTTCCCGCACGGCATCGGAGGGGCGGATGACGTCATCGCGATGCCGCTCCAATGCTCGACGCAGTGGGACGGCCTCGGCCACATCTTCGATCACGGCAACGCCTGGAACGGGCGCCGAGCCGGGGATGTCGTGACCAGCGAAGGCGACCTGGTGACCGGCATCGAACATGCCGCGTCCGTCATCGTCTCCCGAGGCGTGCTGCTCGACGTGGGGCGGCACCTCCAGCCCGAGTCCGGCGAGCTGCCCGACGGGTACGCCATCACGGCCGCGGACCTCGAATCGACGATCGCGGCACAGGGGGCATCGAGCGCAGTGGGCCGCGGCGACATCGTCGTCGTGCGCACCGGGCAGTTCACACGCGCGCGCCGCGAAGGCTGGGGAGACTATGCGGGCGGACCGGCTCCTGGTCTGTCGCTGACGACGGCGGGGTGGCTGCATCGCACCGACATCGCCGCCATCGCGACCGACACCTGGGGCTTCGAGGTGCGGCCCAACGAGTTCGACGTACCCGCCTTCCAGCCGCTGCACCAGGTCGTCATCCCGAATCTCGGACTGACGATCGGTGAGATGTGGAATCTCGACGAACTCGCCGAGGAGTGCGCCTCGCGAGGACGATGGGATTTCCTGCTGTCGGCGCCGCCCCTGCCCATCACCGGGGCGGTCGGTTCGCCGGTCAACCCGGTCGCCATCCTGTAG
- a CDS encoding amidohydrolase family protein: protein MTTDVHAHVLLPSLQAEVERRAPELVREAAALELTRNGAESLAVSGPMVGARIPKLTSVPVRLAEMDVQGVDVQWVSTSPNQFYPWAPEGLAVWAANEANRLVSEHVAEAPQRLIGLGLVPLQHPERIVECLDDAVLGRGLAGVEISSFAGDVELSDERLEPFWARAAELSAVVFLHPFGCSLDERLDRFYLSNTVGQPVENAVALSHLIFAGVLDRHPELIVVAAHGGGYLPIAIGRSDRAWRVRPEAQRCVHAPSTYLSKIWFDTVVHDPRALRHLVEVAGESRVLLGSDYPFDMGLDDPVDFVREAGLAPDVVEGILETNAAALLGRRVRA, encoded by the coding sequence ATGACCACCGACGTCCACGCACACGTCCTGCTGCCCTCGCTGCAGGCAGAGGTCGAACGACGCGCCCCCGAGCTCGTGCGCGAAGCTGCTGCCCTCGAGCTGACCCGCAACGGTGCCGAGAGCCTGGCCGTGTCCGGACCCATGGTCGGGGCGCGCATCCCGAAGCTCACCTCGGTGCCGGTGCGCCTGGCCGAGATGGATGTTCAGGGCGTCGACGTGCAGTGGGTCAGCACCTCGCCGAACCAGTTCTACCCGTGGGCGCCGGAAGGGCTGGCCGTATGGGCGGCGAACGAGGCGAACCGCCTGGTCTCAGAGCACGTCGCCGAAGCCCCTCAGCGGCTCATCGGACTCGGGCTGGTTCCGCTGCAGCATCCTGAGCGCATCGTGGAGTGCCTGGACGACGCCGTGCTCGGCCGCGGACTCGCGGGCGTCGAGATCTCGTCGTTCGCCGGCGACGTGGAGCTGTCCGACGAACGACTCGAACCCTTCTGGGCGCGGGCCGCCGAGCTCAGCGCCGTGGTCTTCCTGCACCCGTTCGGGTGCAGTCTCGATGAGCGGCTCGATCGGTTCTACCTGTCGAACACGGTCGGGCAGCCCGTCGAGAACGCGGTGGCCCTCTCCCACCTGATCTTCGCCGGCGTGCTGGACCGGCATCCGGAGCTGATCGTCGTCGCCGCGCACGGCGGGGGCTATCTCCCCATCGCGATCGGACGCTCCGACCGCGCCTGGCGGGTGCGGCCCGAGGCGCAGCGTTGCGTGCACGCGCCGTCGACTTACCTCTCGAAGATCTGGTTCGACACCGTGGTGCACGATCCCCGTGCTCTGCGACACCTCGTCGAGGTCGCGGGGGAGTCGCGCGTGCTGCTCGGCAGCGACTACCCGTTCGACATGGGTCTGGACGACCCCGTCGACTTCGTGCGGGAGGCCGGTCTGGCACCAGACGTGGTCGAGGGGATCCTCGAAACGAACGCCGCGGCGCTGCTCGGCAGACGGGTTCGGGCATGA
- a CDS encoding fumarylacetoacetate hydrolase family protein gives MTTAPDAPFALARYRDGGRAQLGLVVGDRIRPLTPDDLGAADLNAFLAAPDWDRLQGMAGADGPWLRLGDMTLTAPVEPRQVLQTGANYREHVIQLVAAGLTQNTDRTPEEAREFAATMMDDRKKNGEPYFFIGLPAAVVGDDVPLVLPAYSEVHDWELELALVIGKEAFRVSREEAWDHIAGYTIVNDVTTRDLVFRKDMKEIGTDWYRAKNAPGFLPTGPFFVPAHFVSAEDAHLHLELNGQTMQDASATDLLFDIPALLSAASQTHPLYPGDLLLTGSPAGNGQHWKRFLQDGDVMIGTIANLGTQVVRCVAETSDGDAR, from the coding sequence ATGACGACAGCACCCGACGCCCCCTTCGCCCTCGCCCGCTACCGTGATGGCGGACGTGCACAGCTCGGTCTCGTGGTGGGTGATCGCATCCGACCGCTCACCCCCGACGATCTCGGTGCCGCTGACCTCAACGCCTTCCTCGCCGCACCGGACTGGGATCGTCTGCAGGGAATGGCCGGCGCCGACGGGCCTTGGCTGCGTCTGGGCGACATGACGCTGACGGCCCCCGTCGAGCCGCGGCAGGTGCTGCAGACTGGCGCGAACTACCGGGAGCATGTCATCCAGCTCGTCGCCGCCGGCCTGACTCAGAACACCGACCGCACGCCGGAGGAGGCGCGCGAGTTCGCGGCGACGATGATGGATGACCGCAAGAAGAATGGTGAGCCGTACTTCTTCATCGGGCTGCCGGCGGCCGTCGTCGGCGACGACGTTCCCCTCGTCCTCCCCGCCTACAGCGAGGTGCACGACTGGGAGCTCGAGCTCGCCCTCGTGATCGGCAAAGAGGCCTTCCGAGTCTCGCGCGAGGAAGCCTGGGACCACATCGCCGGCTACACCATCGTCAACGACGTCACCACCCGCGACCTGGTCTTCCGCAAGGACATGAAGGAGATCGGAACGGACTGGTACCGCGCCAAGAACGCGCCGGGCTTCCTGCCGACGGGCCCGTTCTTCGTTCCCGCCCATTTCGTCTCCGCCGAAGACGCGCACCTGCACCTCGAGCTCAACGGGCAGACGATGCAGGATGCTTCGGCGACGGACCTCCTCTTCGACATCCCCGCGCTGCTCTCCGCCGCATCTCAGACGCATCCGCTGTACCCGGGCGACCTTCTCCTCACCGGGAGCCCGGCCGGCAACGGCCAGCACTGGAAGCGCTTCCTCCAGGACGGCGACGTCATGATAGGTACGATCGCCAACCTCGGCACGCAGGTCGTGCGCTGCGTGGCAGAGACGTCCGACGGAGACGCGCGATGA